A genomic window from Silene latifolia isolate original U9 population chromosome Y, ASM4854445v1, whole genome shotgun sequence includes:
- the LOC141631995 gene encoding uncharacterized protein LOC141631995: protein MKIFSWNCRGLGGADAPIVPYIKWSVRYYDISLVFLQETKCSLANSVCKTSSLNLPNSCGTNSAGLSGGLILLWDDRSDVVPLVVDHHFILCKIVDHNLSYVWYALFMYGESCSELKASFWKEMKQLCSAYSPLCMIGDFNQIEQYSDKIGGSSSITGWNAFVDWRINSPLCELPFSGPRFTWANKRESSSLILERLDRGYATQDWLLKYPEAHIQNLFIFLSDHAPFILDFSARLMKPKRPYRVDIWCLNHSDIQKLVLSIWRSFSPDPVTSSVTYKLTQIRTVHVQHSFWQQRAKSDFHLNDGLPTSFFFSRVKARQKKLRIISLKHNDGSWTSSESDLSDLIMNHFQNLFTSSLPSTSFSELEDLSFPQLDVLQQDYLSQPFTASDVKKAFFDMKPNKSPGPDGFPPRFYQLFWHTVNMDITSAVLGFLNNGHLPPAWNNTHIVLIPKLVNPESISQFRPISLCNVIYRAASKCIALRLRKVTNNIIGQNQNAFLPGRLISDTGFLGHEIISYINQRRSGTRCFGAIKLDMNKAFDESLGLFIPCAQAFGFPKAFRKLIKACVRTVSLQVLINGTPSRRLFPQCGLRQGDPISPYLFILCMEILSLMIIKAESNRSIEGIKLSRNSPAISHLLYADDALLCFRLSPTACKSLRDILISFSAFSGQMINHQKSYIKFSPNTPDDFRDHVTNTLRVPSKQNFGNYLGVPIDIGRRKTAAFQFILDKISTKILYWGAAHFSQPAKLLLINTILIASFAHVASILPIPLQITTKINYLIDLFWWKQSQNKRAQHWLSPDILQLPKTEGGLGIKMLKDFPIPEKVSKYSAASFAWKGVVKNTFLLRDGFAWKFGNRKLINIKNDAWILGTTPSLKPMFKSHSIRFADLLSGSTQWNKQNVFKFFNTVSARKICALELPPEPIDDFVYWKFTEDGKYSTSSGYSFLLHNCSTALASHQSPATREFKWSFIWSLPCQPNIKIFLWKIVHGILTTADVLIRRGMAVYPNCSFCHEEPESINHLFRGSPGSQTNLAAVFLHRDNMIFRNSCVCPDEIIAETARLSQQQYDIISHFKCYDSTTYLTKVITPVTSIPQRFSYYFRTEVVFNKNFSIGSFKVFCNDHVTYEALQCFESSLLQINILALNEAMIFASVFRLQDVLFQIKSIRLLRLMQDSSSSSIPVALSSSISRLKFFLSCNVTCYCNGIV, encoded by the exons ATGAAGATTTTCTCTTGGAACTGTAGGGGTTTGGGTGGAGCGGACGCCCCTATTGTTCCGTACATAAAGTGGTCCGTTCGCTACTATGATATTTCTTTAGTTTTTCTTCAAGAGACTAAGTGCTCTTTAGCGAATAGTGTTTGTAAAACTAGTTCACTAAACCTGCCTAATAGTTGTGGTACAAATTCGGCGGGTTTAAGTGGTGGTTTGATTTTGCTTTGGGATGATAGATCAGATGTTGTGCCTCTTGTCGTTGATCATCATTTCATCCTCTGTAAAATTGTAGATCATAATTTGAGCTATGTATGGTATGCTCTTTTTATGTATGGTGAGTCTTGTAGTGAGCTTAAAGCAAGTTTTTGGAAAGAAATGAAACAGCTTTGTTCCGCTTATTCTCCGCTTTGTATGATTGGTGACTTCAACCAAATCGAACAATACTCCGACAAAATTGGAGGCTCGTCCAGCATTACTGGCTGGAACGCCTTCGTTGACTGGAGAATTAATTCGCCTCTCTGTGAACTTCCTTTCTCGGGCCCTCGGTTTACTTGGGCTAATAAAAGAGAGTCCTCAAGCCTTATTTTAGAACGTCTTGATCGTGGATATGCTACACAAGACTGGCTACTCAAGTATCCTGAAGCTCATATTCAGAATCTCTTTATCTTTTTGTCGGACCATGCCCCTTTTATACTTGATTTTTCTGCCCGTTTGATGAAACCAAAAAGGCCTTACCGTGTGGATATATGGTGTCTCAATCACTCCGACATTCAAAAACTTGTTCTATCTATTTGGCGAAGCTTCTCTCCTGATCCTGTTACTTCCTCAGTCACCTATAAACTTACTCAAATTCGTACTG TCCACGTCCAGCATTCTTTCTGGCAACAAAGAGCAAAATCCGATTTCCATTTAAATGACGGTCTTCCTACTTCTTTTTTCTTCAGCAGAGTTAAAGCAAGACAGAAAAAGTTGCGTATTATCTCTTTGAAACATAATGATGGTTCCTGGACTTCGTCTGAATCGGATCTTTCTGATTTAATTATGAACCATTTTCAGAATTTGTTTACTTCTTCTCTGCCTTCAACCTCTTTCTCAGAACTTGAAGACTTGTCCTTCCCCCAGTTAGATGTTTTGCAGCAGGATTATCTTTCTCAGCCTTTCACTGCAAGTGATGTTAAAAAGGCCTTCTTTGATATGAAACCTAATAAGTCACCGGGACCTGATGGTTTTCCACCCAGATTTTACCAACTCTTCTGGCACACCGTCAATATGGACATTACATCGGCCGttctcggtttcctcaataacggTCATCTCCCTCCGGCGTGGAATAATACTCACATTGTTCTTATACCAAAACTTGTTAATCCCGAATCTATATCCCAGTTCAGACCCATCAGTCTTTGTAATGTCATCTACCGTGCTGCCTCAAAATGCATTGCTCTCAGACTCCGCAAGGTTACTAATAATATTATCGGCCAAAATCAAAATGCTTTTCTTCCCGGACGACTCATCAGTGACACCGGCTTTCTTGGGCATGAAATTATTTCTTACATCAACCAAAGGCGAAGTGGTACTCGGTGTTTTGGGGCGAtcaaacttgatatgaacaaagcTTTTGATGAGTCTCTTGGCCTTTTCATTCCATGTGCTCAAGCTTTTGGTTTTCCTAAAGCTTTCCGAAAACTTATTAAAGCCTGCGTCAGAACTGTCTCTTTACAAGTGCTTATTAATGGTACTCCTTCAAGACGTCTTTTTCCTCAATGCGGCTTGCGTCAGGGAGACCCCATTTCACCTTACCTTTTTATTCTCTGTATGGAGATTCTTTCTCTTATGATTATTAAGGCGGAATCAAATCGTTCTATTGAAGGCATCAAGCTTTCCAGGAATAGCCCTGCAATTTCTCATTTACTATATGCTGACGATGCTCTCCTGTGTTTTCGGTTATCTCCAACTGCCTGCAAGTCTTTACGGGACATCTTAATCTCTTTCAGTGCTTTTTCGGGTCAGATGATTAACCACCAAAAATCTTATATCAAATTCAGCCCAAACACACCTGATGATTTCAGAGACCATGTCACAAACACTCTCAGAGTACCTTCAAAACAGAATTTTGGTAATTACCTTGGTGTTCCAATTGATATTGGCAGAAGGAAAACTGCAGCTTTTCAGTTTATTTTAGACAAGATTTCTACTAAAATTCTCTACTGGGGTGCGGCTCATTTCTCACAACCTGCTAAACTTCTGCTTATAAACACTATTCTCATTGCCTCTTTTGCTCATGTTGCATCCATCCTTCCGATCCCTCTTCAAATTACCAcgaaaataaattatttaatcgACCTCTTTTGGTGGAAACAATCTCAAAATAAAAGAGCCCAGCATTGGTTGTCCCCAGATATTCTGCAGCTGCCAAAAACGGAAGGTGGTCTTGGTATCAAAATGCTC AAAGACTTTCCTATCCCCGAAAAGGTTTCAAAATACTCTGCTGCGTCTTTTGCTTGGAAAGGTGTGGTTAAAAATACATTCCTTCTTCGGGATGGTTTTGCTTGGAAATTTGGGAATCGGAAATTGATTAACATCAAGAACGATGCTTGGATTCTTGGTACAACGCCTTCTCTTAAGCCCATGTTCAAATCACACTCTATCAGGTTTGCAGACTTACTTTCTGGTTCGACTCAATGGAATAAGCAAAATGTCTTTAAATTTTTCAACACGGTCTCTGCTCGAAAAATTTGTGCTCTTGAGCTTCCTCCTGAACCTATTGATGACTTCGTATATTGGAAATTCACTGAAGACGGAAAGTATTCCACCAGTTCTGGGTACTCATTCCTTTTACACAATTGTTCAACAGCACTTGCCTCGCATCAATCTCCTGCTACAAGGGAATTTAAATGGTCTTTCATATGGAGCCTACCTTGTCAACCAAATATCAAGATTTTTCTTTGGAAAATTGTACACGGTATCTTGACTACTGCAGATGTATTAATCCGAAGAGGTATGGCGGTTTACCCAAATTGCTCTTTCTGTCATGAAGAACCTGAATCCATAAACCATCTTTTCCGTGGATCGCCCGGTTCACAAACGAATTTGGCTGCGGTCTTCTTG CATCGGGATAATATGATTTTCAGGAATAGCTGTGTTTGCCCTGACGAGATTATTGCTGAAACTGCTCGTCTTTCCCAGCAACAATATGATATTATTTCCCACTTCAAATGCTATGACAGCACTACCTACCTCACCAAGGTTATAACCCCTGTTACCTCTATCCCGCAACGCTTTTCTTATTATTTTAGGACGGAGGTGGTTTTCAACAAGAACTTTTCCATTGGATCTTTTAAAGTTTTCTGCAACGATCATGTAACATATGAAGCGTTACAATGCTTTGAATCTTCCCTTCTTCAAATCAATATTCTAGCTCTGAATGAGGCTATGATTTTCGCCTCAGTTTTCAGACTTCAAGACGTACTTTTTCAAATCAAAAGCATCCGACTTCTGCGTCTGATGCAGGATTCCAGCAGCTCCTCTATTCCAGTTGCTTTATCTAGTAGTATTAGTCGTCTCAAGTTTTTTCTTAGCTGTAATGTTACTTGCTATTGTAATGGTATCGTGTAA